A DNA window from Leptolyngbya sp. SIO1E4 contains the following coding sequences:
- a CDS encoding adenylate/guanylate cyclase domain-containing protein produces MKHLFQQPIFQWLRSRPWATLASGRSRWLETPLGMGLTTAALGMGLLGLGAWEPLEKVAHTGLFLTRNRLGATRWDDRLVIIAIDEASLATYGPYPWTRDRYAALLDKLMAAQPAAVGFDILMPEATPEDAQLAESLQFSSNVVLAAGGDGQGNAIQVTPTLTQPAQGSIRIGHVKHIPDEDGISRQAFLYERHGAAIAPSFAIALLETYQQSLTNLITTETVELPDINPRFLADPAQFDQTRPLWINWPGVTRSSNAHTLQSLDGLTTVSFAEVMADTGDGALAELQNKIVLVGYTAVGIVGQTEDALRTPFERRIPTAGVYLHAAILDNLLNDRFLTHLPLAWSLGLILLSGVGSSLVLQPLGLRGRLVLMLGLIPVWCAVAYGSFLAGVRLPVVAPIGTSLLGVAAFQFMEQRERQTLMDLFAINLSPEMANFIWQHKGELLAEGHIHAQELTATLLFTDIREFTTISETLPSEVLLPWLNRYFEEMTDCIMAHGGVVDKYIGDAIMAAFGAPVSHSGENAVQQDALAAVKASLAMVERLQTLNREFASQGLPTVRFGVGLHTGAVVAGTVGSRYRANYSLFGDTVNVAARLQDMTKQLTQQDPYPILMSEATYEQTRDRYTAVEKGQIQLRGRTTKTTVYTLASVHLEKCMPHAQGKSFHGMLCKSRPPLSS; encoded by the coding sequence ATGAAGCACCTTTTTCAGCAGCCTATCTTTCAGTGGCTCCGCTCTAGACCTTGGGCAACTCTGGCTAGCGGGCGATCGCGTTGGCTTGAAACCCCGTTGGGCATGGGGCTAACAACCGCCGCTCTGGGCATGGGGCTGCTGGGGCTAGGAGCCTGGGAGCCCTTGGAGAAGGTCGCTCACACCGGCCTCTTTCTAACCCGCAACCGCCTTGGGGCGACCCGCTGGGACGATCGCCTGGTGATTATTGCCATTGATGAGGCCAGCTTGGCGACCTATGGTCCCTATCCTTGGACTCGCGATCGCTACGCAGCCCTGCTAGATAAGCTGATGGCGGCGCAACCAGCGGCGGTTGGCTTCGACATTCTGATGCCTGAAGCCACACCCGAGGATGCCCAATTAGCAGAAAGCCTACAATTCAGCAGTAACGTCGTGCTGGCAGCTGGTGGCGACGGCCAGGGCAACGCGATTCAAGTGACGCCGACCTTAACCCAACCGGCTCAAGGATCTATCCGCATCGGCCATGTGAAACATATTCCCGATGAGGATGGCATCAGCCGCCAAGCCTTCCTCTACGAGCGCCACGGGGCAGCGATCGCCCCTAGCTTTGCCATTGCCCTGCTGGAAACCTACCAGCAAAGTCTTACCAACCTGATTACGACGGAAACTGTAGAACTGCCAGATATCAATCCTAGATTTCTGGCAGACCCTGCTCAGTTTGATCAAACACGTCCTCTATGGATTAACTGGCCAGGGGTGACCCGTTCTTCCAATGCCCACACTCTACAATCCCTCGATGGCCTCACGACCGTATCCTTCGCTGAGGTGATGGCGGACACAGGGGACGGTGCGCTGGCAGAGCTCCAGAACAAGATCGTCCTGGTGGGGTACACCGCCGTAGGCATCGTTGGGCAAACCGAAGATGCCCTCAGGACGCCTTTTGAGCGACGCATTCCCACCGCGGGTGTCTACCTGCACGCGGCAATTTTAGATAATTTGCTGAACGATCGCTTTTTAACCCACTTGCCCCTAGCCTGGAGCCTGGGCCTGATTTTGCTGAGCGGTGTCGGCAGCAGTCTGGTGCTACAGCCGCTCGGGTTACGGGGACGGTTAGTCCTAATGCTGGGCCTGATCCCCGTCTGGTGTGCCGTGGCCTACGGCAGCTTTCTCGCAGGGGTGCGGTTACCGGTCGTGGCGCCCATCGGCACTAGCCTCCTGGGGGTCGCCGCCTTCCAGTTTATGGAACAGCGGGAGCGACAGACCCTGATGGATCTCTTCGCCATTAACCTTTCCCCAGAAATGGCCAACTTTATCTGGCAGCATAAGGGGGAACTCCTGGCAGAGGGCCACATCCATGCTCAAGAGCTGACGGCAACGCTTTTGTTCACGGATATTCGAGAATTCACCACTATTAGCGAAACACTCCCTTCAGAGGTGCTGCTGCCCTGGCTAAATCGCTACTTCGAGGAGATGACCGACTGCATCATGGCCCACGGAGGCGTCGTGGATAAATACATTGGAGATGCCATCATGGCGGCTTTTGGAGCACCGGTATCTCACTCGGGGGAGAATGCCGTTCAGCAAGATGCCCTCGCGGCAGTCAAGGCCAGTTTGGCCATGGTAGAGCGATTACAAACGTTGAATCGCGAGTTTGCATCCCAAGGGCTGCCGACTGTACGGTTTGGCGTTGGGCTACATACCGGGGCAGTTGTCGCAGGCACTGTTGGAAGTCGCTATCGGGCCAACTATTCCCTGTTTGGAGATACGGTAAATGTGGCTGCACGCCTGCAGGACATGACGAAGCAGCTGACCCAGCAAGATCCCTACCCGATTTTGATGAGTGAGGCGACCTACGAACAGACCCGAGATCGCTATACTGCCGTGGAGAAAGGCCAGATTCAATTGCGGGGACGAACGACCAAAACCACCGTGTACACCCTGGCAAGTGTGCACTTAGAGAAGTGTATGCCCCATGCACAGGGAAAAAGTTTCCACGGTATGCTGTGCAAGTCACGCCCCCCCTTGAGCTCATGA